One region of Deltaproteobacteria bacterium genomic DNA includes:
- a CDS encoding ATP-dependent helicase produces the protein MIDYRRELNDEQYDVVMEPGGPLLVIAGAGSGKTRTLTYRVTRLIDEGQDPGRILLATFTNKAARSMVGRVQSLLMREVPRLWGGTFHHIAHRILRTNAERVGYNRRFSIIDAEDARQLMNTCLADRKIPSSTNDFPKGNVLTDILSLSVNTEESLESVISGRYPFFICRLGEIEGVLTHYRERKKALNLMDFDDLLFFCRHVLRDHADVLERYSGRFLHVLVDEYQDTNKIQAEIIDLLASGHRNLMVVGDDSQSIYSFRGANFENILRFPDKYPDCRLFKLETNYRSTPEILHLANLCIVQNRRQFHKELRSIRGGGIKPVVVPTRNVYQQAEFVAQRILELSGDGVPLSEIAVLYRAHYHSMELQMELTRRRIPFEIRSGIRFFEQAHVKDVVSYLRIMDNPKDELAWRRILGLYPRIGKATIEKIWKFLAVEASPLQAIMEDAFLKQIPKGAVPGIEKCREIFHRMDDGSEPPDPREAVEHVLQHGYGDYIRGKYSDWSSREDDLVQLAVYASKFTDLDAMLSELALMSNTGEQEGSEIEDVPSDRVILTSIHQAKGLEWSAVFVLWCCEGMIPLARALNEPDGEEEERRLFYVAVTRAKDRLHLCCPLYDPNRGMGYLPLSPSRFIRELSSVTQCNRENPFDQWLIEEVYQ, from the coding sequence ATGATCGATTATAGAAGAGAACTGAACGACGAACAGTACGACGTCGTGATGGAACCGGGTGGCCCCCTCCTGGTCATTGCCGGCGCCGGAAGCGGGAAAACCCGCACCCTGACCTACCGGGTTACCCGTCTGATCGACGAGGGCCAGGATCCGGGGCGGATCCTCCTGGCGACCTTCACGAACAAGGCGGCCCGGTCCATGGTCGGCCGCGTTCAGTCCCTCCTTATGCGGGAGGTGCCCCGGCTCTGGGGCGGCACTTTTCATCACATCGCCCACCGGATACTCAGGACGAATGCCGAGCGGGTCGGCTACAACCGCCGGTTTTCCATTATCGACGCCGAAGACGCCCGCCAGCTGATGAATACCTGCCTGGCGGATCGGAAGATCCCGTCATCGACGAATGATTTTCCCAAAGGAAACGTTCTGACCGATATCCTGAGCCTTTCCGTCAACACGGAAGAGAGCCTGGAAAGCGTCATCTCCGGGCGCTATCCGTTTTTCATCTGCCGGCTGGGGGAGATCGAAGGCGTTCTAACGCACTACCGGGAACGTAAGAAGGCGCTGAACCTCATGGACTTTGATGACCTGCTGTTTTTTTGCCGCCATGTCCTTCGAGACCATGCCGACGTGCTGGAGCGGTACAGCGGGCGCTTTCTTCACGTCCTGGTCGACGAGTATCAGGACACGAACAAAATACAGGCCGAAATCATCGATCTTTTGGCCTCCGGACATCGGAACCTGATGGTGGTCGGTGACGATTCCCAGAGTATCTATTCCTTCCGGGGGGCGAACTTCGAGAACATTCTGCGGTTTCCCGACAAATATCCCGACTGCCGTTTGTTCAAGCTGGAAACCAACTACCGGAGTACGCCGGAGATTCTCCACCTGGCTAACCTCTGCATCGTTCAGAACCGGCGGCAGTTTCATAAAGAGCTGCGTTCCATTCGCGGCGGCGGTATCAAACCGGTCGTGGTTCCCACAAGAAACGTCTATCAGCAGGCCGAATTCGTCGCCCAGCGGATTCTGGAACTGAGCGGCGACGGCGTGCCGCTTTCGGAAATTGCCGTCCTGTACCGGGCCCATTATCACTCCATGGAACTGCAGATGGAATTGACAAGACGACGTATCCCCTTTGAAATACGTTCCGGTATTCGATTCTTTGAACAGGCCCATGTGAAGGATGTGGTTTCTTATTTGCGGATCATGGACAATCCAAAGGATGAACTGGCCTGGCGGCGTATTCTGGGCCTCTATCCCAGGATCGGCAAGGCCACCATCGAAAAAATCTGGAAGTTCCTGGCCGTAGAGGCGTCTCCCCTTCAGGCAATCATGGAAGACGCGTTCCTCAAGCAAATTCCAAAGGGGGCCGTTCCGGGGATCGAAAAATGCCGTGAAATATTCCATCGAATGGACGACGGTTCCGAGCCGCCTGACCCCAGGGAGGCCGTGGAGCATGTCTTGCAGCACGGATACGGTGATTACATCCGGGGGAAATACTCCGATTGGTCATCCCGGGAAGATGATCTGGTGCAGCTCGCTGTTTACGCGTCGAAGTTTACCGACCTTGACGCCATGCTCAGCGAACTGGCCCTGATGAGCAATACGGGGGAACAGGAGGGAAGTGAAATCGAGGATGTACCGTCGGACCGGGTTATCCTCACCTCGATTCACCAGGCCAAAGGGCTGGAATGGTCCGCCGTATTCGTGCTCTGGTGTTGCGAGGGGATGATTCCCCTGGCGCGGGCGCTCAACGAACCGGATGGGGAGGAGGAAGAACGCCGCCTGTTCTATGTCGCCGTGACACGGGCCAAGGATCGGTTGCATCTTTGCTGTCCCCTGTACGACCCTAACCGGGGTATGGGTTATCTGCCCCTTAGCCCTTCCCGGTTCATCCGGGAGCTGTCATCGGTTACCCAGTGCAACCGGGAGAATCCTTTTGACCAGTGGCTGATCGAAGAGGTCTATCAGTAG